Within the Eucalyptus grandis isolate ANBG69807.140 chromosome 1, ASM1654582v1, whole genome shotgun sequence genome, the region GATCCTTATATCGGAAGTGAAGGGTTTGACATTCTTGCTTGGTTCAATGAAACAGTGAAGCATGCAGACTTTGTGGTTATGAAGATGAATACAGGGGAGTTAGAACTGAAATTCCTGGTGGAGTTATTCGAGAGTGGAGCCATATGCTCAGTTAATGAGCTCTTCCTCCATTGCTCGGACCCTttgcaaggcattggagaaatcaAGGGGGGATGCATGGATCTGTTCAAGGGCCTGAGAAGCACTGGTGTGTTTGTTCATCAGTGGTGGGGAAGTTAGACTCTATTCCAAGTTCGTGGTCTTAATGTTTTCAGGTTGTGTCGTTTGCTTTGTCCGTTGCTTGCTACATACTTCCGAGGGATTACTCCTCCCGTGTACAGATGAGCCCCGTAGATGGAGTTCACATAGCATGGGAGATGAATGCCCTGAGGAGTACTGAATAATTTTCATGTGTCCTAGGAAGCTCTGCTTCCCTGTGTGTTTCGAATTTCTGAGTCGTGGTCTAGTCCTTTCCGCTTTGATGTGCGGGGAAAAATGTATGTTGCTTCTTGGTTGTGCTCTAGCACCACATGACATGAGCAACCATTTCTTCTCCGTCTTATGAATAAGAAACTTGTCTTTATGTATTCTCTTCTCCCTCTGCATTAAGCATGTCTGCTTGAGATTTCTCGATACCATGCCCTGCTCGTGTTCTGCCCCACGATTTCTCTCATCAGGGAACTATTCAGGTGACGGCGCGACTGCTCGTGTTCATGCTGTTTAATCATGCTAGGTTTCGTATTGATAAGAACCGTTTTGGGCTCAACGATTTGTGGGAAATGGCTGGTGAGAAGTCAAGAGGGGTAGGGACCTCAGATGCCCAATACAATGTGAAGTCATGACCATCCGGTCCTACCTTGGAAAGACCTTTGGGGGTCTCCGTCTGCCTTTTGAATGATCAACATCGTACCCGCACTCAACTCTGTGTCTGGACCTCAGACACCCAAGACAATGTGAAATCATGACGGCCATGGGGTCCTAATCTTGGAGAGATCGTTGGGGGGTCTCTTTCCGTCTTGAATGATCAGCATCGTACCCAGACGCAGCTCTGTATGTAACTGGTTTTAGACTCGAGGTTTAATGATGTAGGACTTAGTGGGAAGCTGTCTAGTGGTCAATAATTGACGACGCGAATCCCTTCCCACCTCGAAGACGTAATACGTCCAGAAGAAGTCTACGACAAAATCATCGACACCAATGAAACggtggaaaaaagaagaaaaaaagcttaATAATTATTCCTCACGTTTCATCCCTTTTTGCGGCTATTGAAATCGTGGAGGAAtattatgaccaaaaaaaaaaaaaaaaaaaagaatcgtgGAGGAATAAAACTTCgagtaagaaaacaaaatgaaccATGATGACTTTAGGACATCAGTCACCATCTAGAATTAGCGGAAAATAAGGTTATATCTTCAGTTGCTAAGCGGGCCACTTTCCTTCCTTCTCATTGGAGCTTGTTCTGTATTGCCTGCACATGGAAGGGAAGATCTTTAAAGCAAATTTCACTCGTCTTCCTAAACCATTCCTAAACACAATCCTTTTGGTCTCATGTTTTTCCCCTCCGATATGAACTTAAAGGCTAATGCTCGTGGGAAAAAGGAGAGATCCGAACACTTTGAAAAGATACACATGGTGAAACTAAAGAGACCCAAGACATTGGTTAAGCGATAAGAGTATGCGTATTCAATGAGGGTTCGCACTACTATATTTCCGTATCCAGCCAGTAGCACGGACCCATTTTCTATGGAAATTACTAAATGTGTGTGGGATGTCAGCCGCTGGAGATTATTCAGTGGTCAACTGGCTTTGGATTACCCaattgttaaaaagaaaaccaaattagAAAACGTGAAGAAGCcttagagaaggaaaaaattatagaaaGTGGTGAGAATTGTTGcataaattgaaaataggaATTACTTTGTCGGTGATGTGTGttatcaattttctttctcgGGCTAGATGTAGATGACGTATGCCTTGTTTGGAGAGAACTAACGGAGATACTACAAAATCGGTCTAAACTGTTTCTAGGTAACAAAGGAGGTAAAAGGAAGAGACTGTCATACAATTGGGTAATTGACTATGTAGATTGTAATTCACGTGCATTGCATTGTATCCTATTTGTAGGTTGTCATGGTCCGTCCTTAAGGTTTTTCTGAAGGGTAAAAACTATGATTCCAATGCGAAATTTGTCACTTTTAAACCAGATATTTGATCACTTAATTAAATTCGTGGAAGGGGTCGTGATTAGTTCAGTCAACTGGCACGACCGAAGCGTGCATGCCACCAATAACACCATAACGGTCGCCATGCCCGCACTTTTTGCCACGAATTTCACCCACCGGGCTTCTACTATTGCCCTGCCTCCCTAACAAGAGGTCGACGACCGTTGTCCATTGAGACGACTCGCATAGGTTGTGGCATTGGAAATGGAGACCACAGTGCCGCCAGGGGGGACGGCGGCAGTGGCGCCCACTTGCGCCTGCTTACccgctctctccctccccccctACTACacttatttttgtgtttttttcttttcttttatgcctttttatttattaaatttgcgttttaagattttgaaattattctcctctttttattctttccgcTATTTTAACATGAAAAATTGCGGCCGACGATGGAATGATTTGAGTTCACACATCATAGAAATTGAAGGACTCGATTGCATAACTAAAATTTTGCTAATGGCCAACAACTGaatatttcatgcaaaattaTCTTATGTTGTCacacaaaaatacaaaaaaaaaggttctaaatatattgcatttgtGTCGATTCAATTCCAAACCTTACAATTGCATCAATTAAGTCCTcaactttttaacaatttgttaatatagttCATCCAATCACTAACATGGATAACAATTGTCCTACATGGCACAAATAGTTTTGACATGGACTAATTTTATGattcttttcaatattttttctaaattttttattgatttttctttctttctctttttttttccccaactaTGGGCTGACAAGTTCGTTACCCAACCATTGAGGGTGCTTGGCTAGCTAGGCAAGAGTGTTGGGCCCTTTCCTATGGCCAACAAGGGCATcatggccctcacccaaatcaGGTGAAGGTGTCACGGCCTTGCTGGTGAAGGCATGCAAAATAATCGGAAACCACATGGACCACTTGGAATCGAACTGAACGTATCCAAAGTTGACAATTTCTATGGAAATCAATCCGATTTTTGGTTCCATTTTACTAGAACTGGTGAGTATCACTCCCGTTTCCAATTCCATGTGTGCAATTGCCCCACCTAGATCAGtacatatatataatctttGTTAAATTTTTATGTATCATATCAAAACCCTagtttcctctctctctctctctctctctctctctctctctctctctctctctctctctctctctctatttcttacCTCACTCATCTCGCAACTTCACCTCGCTCTTGATGGCCTTTAGCCTCGTCGATCCCTCTTACTCTCACTCTAATCACCTCTAGCCTCATTGCTTCCTCCGTCACTCTCAGTTGCCTTTGACCTTTGTCCTCGTTGTTCACTCTCAAGTCTCTTACCTCTCTTGTTCTCACAATTGTAATTTTAAGTCCTTTGGTTCAATGAATtaattgtcacttttgatgcTTGTTCCCTTGGCAATTTAAGATAGACACAAGCTGGTAAGAAAAAGATTTACCTTCACTATGTTTTTGCTAACGTTTCACGTCATTTTCCCTTTGTTGGCTTCTCCAATTATTCTCCTTGTCTCAGGTGTCGTGACTGCCTTTTTTTCCATCGGAAAGGGAAAAGGTGTAAGTTTAAGGGTATATTGCCTAAAAGGCAAGCCTACGACCCTCAATTAGGTGTGGGCTCTTGATATCTTGCACAACATTAGGGCATTCAATGTTAAGTCAATTTGATGCTATGTTGATTTTCTAATGAGGAATTGCTACTAACTTTTTAGGGTTGGCTAAAATCTAAGGTGTGAGATTATACTATGCAACTAGAGAATCAAGGAttggggacttaattacactaattcaTCAACTAGTGCCCTTttagtacctaatcttgttcaatTATCAACCAAAATGTTTAGGTAGCTTTCTTGCCAATTATGAGTCTTAAGGCTCTATCCTTAACtagacaaaaggaaaacaacaatCAACGTCTGAAAAGTGCACATTCAAATATGTAAtagaaatttcgacaaaaaaaatatgcaaTACAATAGAAATAAGCAAACAACAACTTGACATTAGTTTCTAAGAGCACATGACATCTTATCGTAAAGCCTTAAgagcttgttcaattttgagtacattttttttattaaatatctTCACACATTTTAAATGAAAGCttctcaaaatctaatttctaagatttttcctaatttttagataaataaagatttttcggcaattctttcatttttaaaaatgaaaatattttttatttaaaaaaaatatataattcattATACTGAAGTATGCTTGAATCGCATGAACAAGGATCaactcaaaataagaaaatcacgTTAGTCAAGCTCAAATTAACCTATTCAAGATTGAAGCCTAGTTCGGGAATTTATTTGAACACCTAGTGTGCATCATATGCCAAAGCCAATTTCTTCGAGCCATAATCGTGGCTTTTAGCTCCATCGATAGATGATGGTAAGAAGAACCAAAGCATCAAGGATGTACTAGAACATGTATAGAACACTATTAACAAGAGATATCATCCTAAAATGCACATTAACATGGTCACACCCTAAAACCATCAAGAATGGGGATGACATAATTGTCCTTCCAATCGAAGGACCTTGCCTCAAACGCCACCGAAGAACTAACTCCCAAAAGTCCTCTCGCCTATATCGCTctcatgaagaatttgaaaaagattgaaagGAATATGGTGAGCAACCACGGCTCAGTGAATAATACATCTCTTCTAAGCAGATTGAACATTCACTATACACTATTACAAAACACAATATCACTATTTATCAACCCCAAAGCTAGAATTTGCGGTTATCTCTgcttgattttgcaagaaagtcccttGAAGCTGGTCATTTGCTTGCCTAAGAATGCACAATTTGATTCATTTGAGTCATTTTGgcttgatttgatcaatttgatcgGGCCCATTTTCAATGTCAACCTTAATTAAGGGTAAATGATAAATATGGTGATTTAAGAGTCTAGGcatattttgtaaaatttgcgaATTGATTCCCCAACTTTTGacaattgcattttggccccacctttctcttcttcattttgcaGATTTCAAGGGAAATAAATCCATGTAAAAACTATGCTAAATGTCAAGGCAATCTAAATGCAAGGATTTGACTTGAAGTATTCTTGTGGAAAAAcaagttccaatttttcggaaatATGTAAACACAAGCTTTGGTTAAAAGTACCGATATCATGTTCCCTCTAGCTCTTGTCATTGGGGACAATCTCTCTATTTAGTTTTACTTCAATGCAGTTATTAACAAGAGCACCGGATGTGATTTCTGGTCACATTCCAGATGTCTCTCGCAAATCAACTCTTATCTTTGATGGTCTAAGGGGTTTAACTATGGTGGTGGAACAAATCTCAACAAAGGAAGGTGAATTGATCCACTTTGGACAAATGGATTGCATGAATTTGTTGGGGACATTGGGTTGTtcctgattctaattttttagaattaatcCTTCGTATGTAGTTCCCAATTTCAAGGTAGCCACCTACCTTGGAATCAATCATCCCTACTTGTTGGCCAATAGGTGAAGGTTGTACCCCACTCTTGAATCTAGGCGAGAGTCTCCGTCTCTTGTGAAGACCTTGCCTATGTCCGACGAGGGTTGGCCAGTGACCTCGTCAGCTTAGAGTTGGTATAACaaaggataaaaaagaaaaaaagaaaaagaaattaaagtaaaaaaaattcagaaaattaaaaaaaaaaatcctccatGTCAACATTGGTCGTGTTAGAATGATTGACgtccatatcagcaatttccaacaaaaattggttggataaattaaattgataaattatcaaaagatttaaaactcaattagcataattgaacggtttatgactgaattgatgtaagttaataggtttatgattttttttcacttttctctaaTTTGTTGCTTCACTCAATGAATATGATTTTAACAACACATTTTAGTACATATACTATGTACAATATATAGAACATTAAGGAGAAATTTCACTTCcaagtaaagaagaaaatgaaaaccaatATGACGAACGTTAGAACATTTTACGAGGGTATTTATTTGGAAGCCTAAGAAGCCTCTCCACACACCGCTTCACCTTAGAGCGAAGTgaccaaaacccaaaaagagaaaaaaaaaatctacttagATATTTGCAAGAAATAATCTTGAAGTGACTAAGTCGCAGCGACATTTTCAGAAAGGCCCAAGGAAGGCTGTACGTAAGAATTGACTAGAGAACTTGAAGAGGACGAGCATCTTAAAAGAGAGAACTCACCATGCAACGGTCTGGATCAACTACTAACCCAAAGAATGGGCATGCAATAAACTTTGCTTCCTCCCTTTTCTAAGGCGAAGTCACCATCTTAATCGTGAATTCCTAATTCTTTTCGACGAGGTTGGATAATATCATCTAGGGGAATTTGACGAAGTCATAAAATCTTCTTCAAGCAAAGTGCTATCCGGCTATCTGCCCGTGCGACCAGAGCAGAAGTCTCAGAATTTAgaacatttgaatattttgtcaAACTTGCAAACTATAATCGATTTGGGCGATACAAAGATTTGGCGACGATCTTATAACCTTCTTCCTTGGTTTCTTCACCTATGACAATTTCCACGCTCGCAATTTAGGTCAAATCTCAGCCTGATGAGATAAGTAGGGCAGTGAGCTAAATTAATAAAGAACATGTCCTTCGAGCACTTGAACAATTCAACACATGCAAGAAGACGCGAAAATCATCAAATTAGCCAGTTTTGACACATTCTCAAGACCAACTACCTCCCTAGCCCATTTGAGCGCATTTGaattttggagaaaatcatCAAATAGCCAGTTTTGACACATTCTCAACGGCAACTACATTCCCAGCCCATTTGAGCTCATCTGATTTTtggagcctctctctctctctctcaaattatttaaaatgtgttaaacttattgcatttttgtcaattcaattttaaacatttcaattttaccaattgaatccatTTACCAATCATTGACATGGATCCTAATTATCCTACACGATATCGCTGATGccaacgtggataatttttaataatatgttttttgatctttttattaattgtattttctttattcttttacctttttttttctaactctAGGCTAGTGAGGATTGTGACGCCCACATTTGCCTCGGCAAGGGTGCATTAGTCCTCGCCAGAACCAAGCAACGGTCATGACGCCCTCACCTAGTAGGTGAGGGCCACATCACCCTCCTTAGCAAAAGGGCAAGGGTcatggccctcacctagatttgggtgagggccaaCGCCCTTGCTTGTTGTTGGCAAGGGCCTCTGGCGAGGCCATAGAGGCCCTTGCCCAAGACAAATAAGGGCATCACGACCCTTGTCAGCCAAAGGGTGAGGTCAGGGCCCTTGCCTGGATCTAGACGAGGGCAGTGGCACTCTTGCTCAAACCATGCAAAGGTTGCTAGTTCTCACCGGCCtaagattagaaaaaaaaaataaaaattgaaaaaaaacatattaaaatattattaaaatttgtcaagttaGCACCAGAGGTGTCACGTAGAACAGCCAGCGTCAACATTAGTAATTCTAactaaaattagccaaattgactCAGTTGACAAAACGAAGAActatttaagactcaattgatataattaataGGTTTAAGACCAAATTGGTAAAGATGtaatatgtttaagattttttggacaatttttccgtTTTCATTAAATGAACTTCATGACACAAGCCTTCTTGACCGTGTTTTGGGTTTACTCTACTGTGGAACATCTTGGAAGGTCCAGATGACCAGATGAGGTACTCAAGCAAGATCAATTTCTCCCTCGATCTGCACACAAGCTTGTCAAAATTTTCCAAGGCCTTAGAACGATTAGGGTTTCACCTTAAAGTTCTTCCCAGTAGTTCGTTGTTGGTTTTACGAAGGATTAGGGTTTTAGGAGCAATTGTATTGCTCCTATATAAAGTTTGGAATTCAAGATCCGAATGATTAAATAgacaagaaaatgaagcaaatcCAAAGGATGTCCTATAGATGCATCTGGTGTGAAAGGTGCGGGTTACGGTGCCGGTCGAGCACGTTCTAGTTATTTCTTAATTGAATTACATCTTGCAATAAAAGTACGTATTCGCTTTCGGTATCGATACGAGAAAACCAGTCATACGCGGAATTAGTCAAATAAACGTGTCAGAGACCCACCTGCATTCGTCTTTCATACGCGCAACCGAAATTCGTTCAGCTAAGGGAGTGCTGATGCAATATGTGGAAGATCCTCCAAACCCTAAGCTGCCGTTATGATCTAGTCAGGGCGCCTAATAAACGTGTGgctattaaaaaataaagaaaaaaagcctaCTTTCCGCGGGCCGCCAGACTTTTCTAGGTTCGGCGGTGGATTTCCAAACTTCCTAGAGTAAGCTCGCCTTCTCTACTTTATCACTCTGATCTTGCAAAACACAGACAAGAAACTTCCCTGATGGTACTTTTAGGAACCCTCCTATGCTCAAATTAGATTGTCTTTGTGAGACGAAAACAGACCGAGTTTTGGCTCAATGCATGAAATTTTTCACTTACCtgttaagaataaaaaaaaagtgtgattCTTACATgtgttttttctcctcttccaaaAACCTTTGGTTTCCTATTTGCTGACATGGTGCCCACTCAGCATTGCATTATATTGTTAACGCGTCAACTTGGATCTCCTGCAAAACCAAAAGGACAACATTTTGCTGGAtagaaaatgtttaggatttgtttgcattttgatttcCAAATGTCTATGATTTGATTTGAGTCAGCATTGAAGACTTTTGGTGTAATTTCCCATACTATCTTATGATATGCGACTCATAGATTTCCTTGTTAGAGATCCATAACGAGATTTGAATAAATTGTTCTACATGTAAACTTGAGTTGGTTTACCATACATGGTTCGGGATGACGTGCTAATTAAAGTACTATGATGAGTTTGGGTTGGGTAGCTGGTAAGAGAGGGAGTATGACATCCCCCCTTTTGGATGCCCATAACAGAGAGGTGGGAGGCAACGGAGCGCTAGAGCTTGGGGAAGGGGACTTGGAGGCCAGAGGAGGTGCCAATGAAGGTGGTGGAGCCGCGGTGGGAAGCAGAGGACATGGAGGTGGTGACGTTGAGAAAGGTGTTGGAGGAAGGGGAATGGGCTTCCGCTTGCTATAGAAGGTGGAGTTTGAAGCTGCAAAATTCGCTTCTAGATTCAATTTGGAGTGAGTTGTTCGCCATCGAAGATGAATTGTGACTTCCTGAGAGCAGGAGGTTCAAGACAAGCGACTTCTCTTTCTTTAGGATTGGTTGTTCTAGGATTAGAGAGTGAAGGGAGAAGAGAAATGTTACGTGATAATCTTAAtgtattatgagaataacaatcaATTCTggactataaaaaataaaatcacaaataattataaattgttgtgagaccacattttcaaaaaattgtaatttataatagattattatttttacaataCTCCAAAGATTTTTATGCTAGTAAAGCTTGAGAATGAGTTTTAAAGCCGGGTTAGAATGgactttcttttttaagaaaaaagacTAAATGTTTTTTGACCAAAGATATTTCTAGAGAGCATGAGCTTCTAGacaatctctttcttttttgtaagAAAATCATGTAGacattaaatgtttttgtaaccAAAGATATTTCTAGAGAGCATGAGCTTCtagacaatctctctctctctctctgagattgGTCGTCCTAGTATTAGAGAAAGAATGAATTTTAAAGGCCAAGTTGTCATCCAAGTTGgactttcttttgaaaagaaagccATTTggcgttaattttttttttttttggtaaccaaaaatatttaggtGATCAATTTTCCACCAATGTGGCAGTAAAATGATTGTTCGAAAAGTTCTAATACTAAAGCGAGGGTCGTGTGAAATTTGTGGAATTTCCAATGTCCTTTTCCTATGCATAATATTAGAAGTTCACATGTAATAAAGAAATTGATGAGGTACATGTATaagttgtgttaaaaaaaaatcatcggaTCTTTGATGTATTATAAAGTAGTTAACATATGTAAACTGACCAAATACTTCATTCATTAAAACTTTTTAGTGATGGTGTGTTCAACAAGATAGGTTGATGTGCTATAACTTAAGCTCTTTCTTGATGATCTCTAAATAACAGCATGAGACTTTTGCTGCAAAGGACATTGGATGAAATGACACCCATTAAAGTTGACCTTTCCCAAGGGCCGAGCATGGCCCATTGGACTCGAAATGCCGTCATGACGAAGTTTAATGGGGTTTCCAATAGGAATAAGTATTCGTGCGTTTGGTGCATGCGAGGTCATTCCATTCCAACCCTTAAATAATGGGGGTTCTATTAAGGACCACACTCTGCAGTACCTAAAAATGAGGTGGGCTCACATGCGGCTTACGCAGATACGAACTTCCTTTAAATAAAAAGGAGTGGAGTCACGGTGGCTTTGCAATGCATGAGTAAAAGATAAGGAATAAGAGAATTTAGACATGCGTCTCCTTTCTATCCAACTCTGAATGCTTTTTTCGTAGCCTAGTGGGAAGTTAGATTTCGTCCTTTAGTAAGGACGTAGGTAGGGCTTTTTCGCGAGTCTGAACTGGCAGCATGGCAAGTTGATgcactttataattttttttttcccaatgaaattatataattttttttgcggAAACGTTTTTCAGTGGCGAGGAATCAAAGGTTGGACCCATCCTCGATGTTCACACATCCTTTTTTTtcaggggaaaaagaaaaggaaattgttcTATCGAGTTCACACGTTCGATGTTCACACTCATCTCCTGCCCCATTGCacacaaaaacataaaatgcTTCCTCTTCAAGAAGGAACTGAGCAGCTTCCCTGAAGATTAAGTTACCTTCTTAAAGTTTATTTCTTTCAACAGTATAAGTCGCCACTCATTTTTCACGTTTTCGTCACTATTTGGTAGCTTTTATGGCTTGCTCGAGCCTTTGACTGAAAGATTATGGGTCTTTCGCGGCAGATGCCAGTTTCTCCTTCTTGATTTACcgattaaaaaaagggaaaaactgaCCATCTTTTTCCATTCAATCTTATGGGGCGATCGGTGTCCGACCCTAACATAAAGAGATGAATTTCGTTCCTTCTTGGGAGCGACAAGAGGCGTGACAGGTTGGGAAAACCTGCGGCAAAGTGAAATCACAATCGCAAAGAGAAAGCGAGCCACGCCACGCCCCGCGGGTTCAACCTCAAGCACAGGAACAAAACCTTCATTGACCAACGGGTGAGTGGACACGTCAGGAACGCAGTTGAAATTGGTCAAATTCTCCAAAATTTCACAAAGTCAACTCCACAGAACGACGGGGCAATTTGGCGTGTCCGGCCGCACCAAATTTTCCGAGGCCTTTTATTGCTCCAACCTGTGTTTTTTGTCCTCCCTAGAGAAGACccacttctttcttcttcttcttcttcttcttcttcttcttctctctattCCTATTCTTTTCCCAGAGAAATTCATAGTTCGTCAGTTATGAAGCTCCAGGCTTTTTTTCCGAGCTGCTTTTCAGCGTCCAACGTTGTCGACGATGGAAGCATGGATGGTATGTTGATTTCGATAGATCTTGTTGTCTAAGCAATCGATCTGTTTTCGTGTTCTTTTGGTAAATCGTGAGCTGGCCTTTTgacctttttgcttcttctgaTCAGGAGTGGATGGGTTGACTCCTCCGAGTTTCCGAGCCTTCACGTACAAGGAAATGAAGGCCGCCACTAAGGGATTTCACCCTTCGAACAAAATCGGAGAAGGCAGCTTCGGATCTGTGTTCAAGGTACTAATTTCGCTCTTCCCTGTCAAGAACTCCAGATGGATATGCCCAAAATTAGTTGCGTCAAGATTCCATTTCATGGTTGGTAACATGGCAATATTGATCAATATTGGACTACTGTGCAGGGCCGGCTTCAAGATGGCACCACCGTGGCGATAAAGGTGCTCTCTGTCGAGCTCGAGTCGATGCGAGGCGAGCGGGAGTTCATCTCGGAGATCACGGCTCTTTCTCACATCAAACATGAAAATCTGATCGGCCTTCTAGGATGTTGCATTGAAGGAGCCGATCGGTTCTTGGTCTATGAAAACATGGAAAATAACAGCATTGCACACGCCATGATAGGTAAATCAATAGCAATACCAACCGTTCATGTTTGATTGAACTACGAACGAATTATTTCTTTGAGAATGGGTTGTAAATGTTTTGTGGGCATTTGACAGGTGAAGATCAGAAGAGGATGAGATTCAATTGGGAGGTGAGGCGGAAAATCATGCTTGGGATAGCATGCGGGCTCGCGTATCTGCACGAAGAGGTGGAGCCTCACATTGTGCACAGAGATGTCAAGGCAAGCAACATCCTTCTGGATCGAGATTTCACTCCAAAAGTTTCCGACTTCGGTCTGTGTAGGGTTCTCAGAGGGAATATTACTCACATCAGCACTCGTGTGGCCGGAACATTGTAAGTCGAAGAACTTAGATTGCTATCTACTCTTTAGTTAAATTCACCTTCAACTATATTATTCTCCAAACATTAACACAAACAACTATTATTCCCCCATGAAATTTCTGATGGAATGTGAATTGCAGAGGTTATCTTGCTCCTGAATATGCCATCAGTGGCCACTTGACAAGGAAATCGGATGTCTATAGCTTCGGAGTGTTGCTGCTAGAAATAATCAGTGGTCGACCGGTTGTGGCCTTCAACTTGGAGCTCGGAGAACAGCACCTTGTTCAAAAGGTAGCAACCCTACGCCCTGCGCTTTCTCTGCCTTCATCAGGTTCTAGGATTTGGACAAAACGAAGATGTATATACCATTAAAATTTGTCATCAGTAGGCATAATGAGCTAATACCATCTTGGATAAACAGTGAAAACCATACTCTCGCAAGATATACCAGACCAGTCCATGCATAGTTCTTTGATTCCCGAAATATACCGGATCAATCGCAGAGCGAACCGACCTCGTAATTTTTCAAGTGCCGTCAAATTGAATCCTGTTAATTCCCTATAAAATATCAAAGccattcaaaatcatttttgcatttgccCATTACTCATCCACCGAAAATCTGctgttcttctcttttcttttctttttcctttcgaaAGTCAAAATGTTCGGCAAACAGACAAATTTTGGAATCA harbors:
- the LOC104435659 gene encoding putative serine/threonine-protein kinase, giving the protein MKLQAFFPSCFSASNVVDDGSMDGVDGLTPPSFRAFTYKEMKAATKGFHPSNKIGEGSFGSVFKGRLQDGTTVAIKVLSVELESMRGEREFISEITALSHIKHENLIGLLGCCIEGADRFLVYENMENNSIAHAMIGEDQKRMRFNWEVRRKIMLGIACGLAYLHEEVEPHIVHRDVKASNILLDRDFTPKVSDFGLCRVLRGNITHISTRVAGTLGYLAPEYAISGHLTRKSDVYSFGVLLLEIISGRPVVAFNLELGEQHLVQKVWEAHKEDELQKIVDPVLSVNDYPAQEAVRFIKVGLLCVQEAAKTRPRMSMAVKMLTGKVNIDGVEITEPGHIADLTDIHISSNKSSMLSVFSKDSDSSGTARTPKAAVF